One part of the Vicia villosa cultivar HV-30 ecotype Madison, WI linkage group LG6, Vvil1.0, whole genome shotgun sequence genome encodes these proteins:
- the LOC131611677 gene encoding F-box/FBD/LRR-repeat protein At4g26340-like: MADVISNLPDAILCHILSFLQTRQSVATSILSKRWNPLWLSVPTLRFQQKLTKGITTSKFNDFVYSVLVSRDVRLPIKTFHLDVTYIHLNRCPMITITKWIKFAIQQRVEYLYLHLKALLLPKLPITILTCKTLVVLKLFSFSVKEGFSDSSVLLPSLKTLHLEDIWLSKLGDFTVFLSGCPILEDLRIFEVEFSSNESLTTLTCSEWNNFCLTNLTRADIDWILWYFLLKTVHNTHSLRLKIHQRPSWNELIPTFHDLTQLELISFSYSWQLLVKLLNHCPKLQKLHIAQAEVDKEEIWTRRVDRDDKEDWVDPDVVPQCLSLHLTTCNLFNFLGLQGEILLVRYILRNAEVLQTMKIRKVGRARITRLISSFPRASATCKVTIC, from the exons ATGGCGGATGTAATAAGCAATTTACCAGACGCGATTCTCTGCCACATTCTCTCTTTTCTCCAAACCAGACAATCTGTCGCTACAAGCATTCTTTCAAAGAGGTGGAACCCTCTATGGCTCTCAGTTCCCACTCTGCGCTTCCAACAGAAACTTACAAAAGGAATCACAACTTCTAAGTTTAACGATTTTGTATACTCTGTTTTGGTTTCGCGAGATGTCAGGCTTCCCATTAAGACTTTCCATCTTGACGTTACATACATACATCTTAATCGATGCCCCATGATCACTATAACCAAATGGATCAAGTTTGCCATACAACAAAGAGTTGAGTACCTTTATCTCCATCTCAAAGCACTGTTACTTCCCAAATTGCCCATCACCATTCTCACTTGCAAAACACTTGTGGTTCTCAAGCTTTTTAGTTTCAGCGTGAAAGAGGGTTTTTCAGATTCTTCCGTTCTACTTCCTTCTCTCAAAAcccttcatttggaagatatttgGTTATCTAAACTTGGAGACTTTACCGTGTTTCTATCTGGATGTCCAATTCTCGAGGATTTAAGAATATTCGAGGTGGAATTTAGTTCTAATGAATCTCTAACGACTCTAACTTGTAGCGAGTGGAACAACTTTTGCTTGACCAACTTGACCAGAGCTGATATTGATTGGATTCTTTGGTATTTTCTGTTGAAAACAGTTCACAACACACATTCTCTGCGCCTTAAAATCCATCAG CGACCTTCCTGGAATGAATTGATTCCTACTTTTCATGATTTGACCCAACTTGAGCTTATTTCTTTTAGTTATAGTTGGCAGTTATTAGTAAAACTTCTCAACCACTGCCCTAAACTTCAAAAGCTTCACATTGCTCAG GCCGAAGTAGACAAGGAGGAAATATGGACTAGAAGAGTTGACAGAGATGACAAAGAAGATTGGGTAGACCCGGATGTTGTTCCGCAATGCCTTTCATTACACCTTACAACATGCAATCTATTCAACTTCTTAGGCCTTCAAGGTGAGATTCTGCTAGTAAGATATATTTTGAGGAATGCAGAAGTTTTACAAACCATGAAAATAAGGAAAGTTGGACGTGCTAGAATAACAAGACTAATATCCTCATTCCCAAGGGCCTCTGCAACATGTAAAGTTACAATTTGTTAG